The following proteins are co-located in the Streptomyces sp. NBC_01198 genome:
- a CDS encoding alpha/beta hydrolase has translation MDVPALTALRTAQFEGLADGYRALSDMADQGRGDIENGISARMRGSLQGVAADAAHAQLSQLTENFHYVQVECGLVSTALRAFASDVGPAKAKFDAAVADAAAHKFTVSADGSVSYPAGGGTKGKPVAGGTATGLADPTARAISHQAAQQDPNPHHTAAQDIADRISDALREATAVDGKWAPQLRKLMADDDLTVSAADWADAQQDMAGVDKDAAAYLDRITPPPKNGRPQADADWWRSLTPQEQADYLGAHPAQVGALDGLPAAVRDQANRTVLAETRGSYRTQVNAVPPPPAEWADIADPSGRGVHTPEWMVWNAEYGDKYRELQHARDRLKGMDAIQARFDATGTNGLPEAYLLGFDAEGRGDGKVILANGNPDTADHTAVYVPGTTSKLDKIGGDIDRGVNLWQASHAEAPTANISTITWFDYNAPDNIPAAIHDSYAHDGAPALRGFLDGNTVAHQSATGGHAHTTLIGHSYGSTLIGDTAKFSYGDGDWGDRMDADDVIALGSPGMQAEHAGDLGIDPTHMWAEGAGGLDHLVREGGRLFGLGGGGVIPTDEEFGGNIMSSDAGDHSAYWNTHNGKPSVSLQNQADVIVGRYGDTKLDHASPWGKPR, from the coding sequence GTGGACGTACCGGCCCTCACCGCGCTCAGGACCGCCCAGTTCGAAGGCCTGGCGGACGGCTACCGGGCGCTGAGCGACATGGCCGACCAGGGCAGGGGCGACATCGAGAACGGCATCAGCGCGAGGATGCGCGGCTCCCTGCAGGGCGTCGCCGCGGACGCGGCGCACGCCCAACTCAGCCAGCTGACCGAGAACTTCCACTACGTCCAGGTGGAATGCGGCCTGGTCAGCACGGCGTTGCGGGCCTTCGCCTCCGACGTGGGCCCCGCGAAGGCGAAGTTCGACGCGGCCGTCGCGGACGCGGCCGCCCACAAGTTCACCGTCTCGGCCGACGGTTCGGTCAGCTACCCCGCCGGGGGCGGGACCAAGGGCAAGCCCGTCGCGGGCGGCACGGCGACCGGCCTCGCGGACCCGACAGCCCGGGCGATCTCCCACCAGGCTGCCCAGCAGGACCCCAACCCGCACCACACCGCGGCCCAGGACATCGCCGACCGGATCTCCGACGCGCTGCGGGAGGCCACCGCGGTCGACGGGAAGTGGGCGCCGCAGCTGCGCAAGCTGATGGCCGACGACGACCTGACGGTCTCCGCGGCGGACTGGGCGGACGCCCAGCAGGACATGGCAGGGGTCGACAAGGACGCGGCCGCCTATCTCGACCGCATCACCCCACCGCCGAAGAACGGCCGGCCCCAGGCCGACGCCGACTGGTGGCGGAGCCTGACCCCCCAGGAACAGGCCGACTACCTCGGGGCCCACCCCGCCCAGGTCGGCGCCCTCGACGGCCTGCCCGCCGCCGTCCGCGACCAGGCCAACCGCACGGTCCTTGCGGAGACCCGCGGCAGCTACCGCACGCAGGTGAACGCGGTCCCGCCGCCGCCTGCCGAATGGGCCGACATCGCCGACCCCTCGGGCCGCGGAGTGCACACCCCCGAATGGATGGTGTGGAACGCCGAGTACGGCGACAAGTACCGCGAACTCCAGCACGCCCGGGACCGGTTGAAGGGGATGGACGCCATCCAGGCCCGTTTCGACGCCACCGGCACCAACGGCCTGCCGGAGGCGTACCTGCTCGGATTCGACGCCGAGGGGAGAGGCGACGGCAAGGTCATCCTGGCCAACGGGAATCCGGACACCGCCGACCACACGGCCGTCTACGTACCAGGGACGACGTCGAAGCTCGACAAGATCGGCGGCGACATCGACCGGGGGGTGAACCTGTGGCAGGCGAGCCACGCCGAGGCGCCGACCGCGAACATCTCCACCATCACCTGGTTCGACTACAACGCTCCCGACAACATCCCCGCCGCCATCCACGACTCGTACGCGCACGACGGCGCCCCCGCGCTGCGCGGCTTCCTCGACGGCAACACGGTGGCCCACCAGAGCGCCACCGGCGGCCACGCCCACACCACGCTGATCGGCCACAGCTACGGCAGCACGCTCATCGGCGACACCGCCAAGTTCTCCTACGGGGACGGCGACTGGGGCGACAGGATGGACGCCGACGACGTGATCGCCCTCGGCAGCCCCGGCATGCAGGCCGAGCACGCCGGGGATCTGGGCATCGACCCCACGCACATGTGGGCCGAGGGAGCCGGCGGCCTCGACCACCTCGTCCGCGAGGGCGGGCGCCTCTTCGGGCTCGGCGGCGGCGGTGTCATCCCGACCGACGAGGAGTTCGGCGGCAACATCATGAGCTCCGACGCCGGCGACCACAGCGCGTACTGGAACACGCACAACGGCAAGCCGTCGGTCAGCCTGCAGAACCAGGCCGACGTCATCGTCGGCCGGTACGGTGACACCAAGCTCGATCACGCGTCGCCGTGGGGGAAACCGAGGTAA